A single genomic interval of Melitaea cinxia chromosome 18, ilMelCinx1.1, whole genome shotgun sequence harbors:
- the LOC123662021 gene encoding flavin reductase (NADPH): MKKVVVFGSTGMTGICAVEAALKKGLEVRAFVRDPSLLPENLKSQVEIIKGDVLEPDSVTHAVEGTDGVVIALGTRGNLEPTSDMSEGTKNIIEAMRAKHVKNVSACISAFLFYEPEKVPPIFANVTKDHKRMYDELQESGLNWVAVFPPHISDDPSRDIIVEVNPKSSPGRTISKHDLGKFLVDALSEDKYYKSVIGLCNVPKQ; encoded by the exons ATGAAGAAAGTCGTGGTTTTCGGATCAACCGGTATGACCGGCATTTGCGCCGTGGAAGCGGCgttaaaaaaag GTCTCGAAGTCCGTGCCTTCGTTCGCGATCCGTCTCTCTTACCAGAGAACCTGAAGAGTCAGGTGGAAATCATCAAAGGTGATGTCCTGGAACCGGATTCAGTAACGCATGCGGTCGAAGGTACCGATGGAGTGGTCATCGCTCTCGGTACACGAGGCAATTTAGAGCCAACCTCTGATATGTCAGAGGGTACGAAGAATATAATAGAGGCTATGAGGGCGAAGCATGTCAAGAACGTGTCTGCGTGTATATCGGCTTTCTTGTTCTACGAGCCGGAGAAGGTTCCTCCAATATTCGCGAATGTCACGAAAGACCATAAGAGGATGTACGATGAGCTTCAGGAGAGTGGACTCAACTGGGTTGCTGTCTTCCCACCTCATATATCAG ATGACCCCAGCCGAGATATAATCGTCGAGGTCAACCCGAAATCGTCGCCCGGTCGAACTATTTCGAAGCACGACCTCGGCAAGTTCCTAGTCGACGCTCTGTCAGAGGATAAATACTACAAGTCCGTGATAGGCCTCTGCAATGTACCGAAACAGTGA